In bacterium, the DNA window ATTGAAATAGTAAATTTAAGTCAGATTGAAAAGTTATTTAATGATGGAGAAGAAATTACAATAGAAAAATTAAAAGAAAAAGGGCTAATTAAAAAAGGTGAATTTGTAAAAATTCTTGGAGAAGGAAATTTAACAAAAAAACTTTCATTTTTTGCTCATAAGTTTTCAAAAAAAGCAAAAGAAAAAATAGAAAAAGTTGGTGGAAAGATTAACATTATTTAGGAGAAGTAAAAATGTTTGAGGCATTCAGAGATACATTTAAAATACCAGATTTAAAAAAGAGGATAGTTATAACAATCTTATTGTTAACAGTTTATAGATTTGGATGTTATATACCTGTTCCAGGTATTAATGGGAAAGAACTTGCTAAAATATTTGAGAGTTCAGCAGGTACTCTTTTTTCTCTTGCAGATTTATTTTCTGGTGGTGCATTGAGTCAGGCAACTATTTTCGCTCTTGGGATTATGCCTTATATAAGTGTTTCAATTGTTCTTGAACTTCTCGCTTCTGTTGTGCCTTATTTTGAGAATATGTTGAGAAGTGGAGTTGAAGGAAGGAGAAAACTTACACAACTTACAAGATATGGAACTGTTGGTCTTTGCATTTTTCAGGGTATGGCTATAAGTTCTTTCCTTGAAAACCCTGAACATTTTGGAGGGCTTGTAATAGTTGCAAATCCTGGATGGTTATTTCGTATTATAACAACTCTTACATTGACAACAGGAACAATCTTTCTTATGTATCTTGGTGAACAGATAACAGAGAAAGGTATAGGTAACGGAATTTCTTTGATAATTACTGCAAGTATTTTGTCAAGAATGCCTGTTGCATTTCATAGAATGGCTGGACTTGTAAGTGCAGGAGAAATAAATTTTTTTGTTGTTATTATACTGATTGCCTTAATTTTTGGAGTAGTTGCAGCAGCTATTTTAATAAATGAAAGTGAAAGAAGGATACCAATACAATATGCTAAAAGAGTGATAGGTAAAAGAATTTATGGAGGTCAGTCAACCTATCTTCCTATAAAGTTAAATCAGGGTGGAGTAATTCCTTTAATTTTTGCAATAGCCATTTTAACTTTTCCTGCAACAATTCTTTCTTTTGCACAGAATAAATTTTTAATTAAATTATCAACTATTTTATCTCCTCAACAACCTGTTGGTATGTTTTTATATGCTATTTTAACAATATTTTTCTGTTATTTTTATGCTGGAATTATTTTTAATCCGGATAATATTGCGGAAGACCTTCAGAAATATGGCGGTTTTATACAGGGTATAAGACCTGGAAAATCAACTGCCCTTTATCTTGAAAAGGTTCTGAATAGATTAACTCTACCCGGTTCTTTAATGCTTGCAGGTATTGCACTTTTTCCCTATATACTTATGCATATTTACAGAAAAATACCTTACATTGTTGCAAGTATATTTGGTGGAATAGGTCTTCTTATAGTTGTTTCTGTTTTAATTGAAACAATAAGACAGATTGAAGCACATTTACTTTTAAGACATTATCAGGGATTTATAAAAAGGGCAAAGATTAAATGAAAGAAATAATTATTTTACTTGGTGCTCCTGGTGCTGGTAAAGGAACAGTTGGAGAAAGATTGAGTAAAATTTATAATATTCCAGTTGTTTCAACAGGTGACCTATTGAGAGAAAATGTTAAGGCAAAAACAGAACTTGGTCTTAAAGCAAAAGAATATATGGATAGGGGAGAACTTGTACCCGATGAAATCGTGATTTCAATTCTGGCAGAAAGAATAAAAAAAAATGACTGTAAAAATGGTTTTATACTTGATGGCTTTCCAAGAAATATAAATCAGGCAAGAAAACTTGAAGATTATATAAAAGAGGAAAAAGTAAAAGTTGTATATCTAAAAGCAGATGATGAATTTCTTGTGAAGCGACTTTCCAATAGAAGAATATGTGAAACCTGTGGAGCAATATATCATCTAATAAATATACCGCCTAAGGTTCCGGGTGTATGTGATAAATGCGGCGGTAAATTGATTCAGAGAGAAGATGATAAAGAAGAAGTTGTAAGGAATAGATTAGTTGTTTATCATAATTTGACAGCACCTTTACTTGAATATTATAAAAAAAAGGGAATTTTATTTACTGTTCCTGGAGATGGAAAACTTGAAGAAATAATCAATCAAATAATTAATCTTAAAAATAATGGAGAAAAAGGAAATTGAAATGGTAAGAATTGCTTGTAAAAAAGCAAGAGAGATAATAGAAGAATTGAAAGAATATTTAGTAGAAGGGATTTCAACTTATGAAATTGAACTTAAGAGTATTGAAATGATGAAGAAAAAAAATGTTGAATCTGCTTTTAAGGGGTATAGAGGATATCCAGCAAATATATGTATCTCAATTAATCATGAAGTTGTCCATGGAATCCCCAAAAAGGGTAAAATTTTAAAAAATGGAGATATAGTTTCAATTGATGTTGGAGTAAAATATAATGGTTTTTATGGTGATTGTGCAGATACTTTTCCTGTTGGCAAAGTTGATGTAAAATATATTAAATTAATTGAAGTTACAAAAAAAGCATTTTTAAAGTCACTTAAATATGTTTATGCTGGTTCAAAGACAGGCAGTATAGGTTCTACAATAGAAGAATATGTAAAAAGACATGGATTTTCTGTAA includes these proteins:
- the rplO gene encoding 50S ribosomal protein L15 — protein: MKLNELKPPSGAKHKKKRLGRGDSSGHGGTSTRGHKGHKARSGYKLPFNFEGGQMPLFRRLPKRGFTHLKEYKIEIVNLSQIEKLFNDGEEITIEKLKEKGLIKKGEFVKILGEGNLTKKLSFFAHKFSKKAKEKIEKVGGKINII
- the secY gene encoding preprotein translocase subunit SecY codes for the protein MFEAFRDTFKIPDLKKRIVITILLLTVYRFGCYIPVPGINGKELAKIFESSAGTLFSLADLFSGGALSQATIFALGIMPYISVSIVLELLASVVPYFENMLRSGVEGRRKLTQLTRYGTVGLCIFQGMAISSFLENPEHFGGLVIVANPGWLFRIITTLTLTTGTIFLMYLGEQITEKGIGNGISLIITASILSRMPVAFHRMAGLVSAGEINFFVVIILIALIFGVVAAAILINESERRIPIQYAKRVIGKRIYGGQSTYLPIKLNQGGVIPLIFAIAILTFPATILSFAQNKFLIKLSTILSPQQPVGMFLYAILTIFFCYFYAGIIFNPDNIAEDLQKYGGFIQGIRPGKSTALYLEKVLNRLTLPGSLMLAGIALFPYILMHIYRKIPYIVASIFGGIGLLIVVSVLIETIRQIEAHLLLRHYQGFIKRAKIK
- a CDS encoding adenylate kinase, producing MKEIIILLGAPGAGKGTVGERLSKIYNIPVVSTGDLLRENVKAKTELGLKAKEYMDRGELVPDEIVISILAERIKKNDCKNGFILDGFPRNINQARKLEDYIKEEKVKVVYLKADDEFLVKRLSNRRICETCGAIYHLINIPPKVPGVCDKCGGKLIQREDDKEEVVRNRLVVYHNLTAPLLEYYKKKGILFTVPGDGKLEEIINQIINLKNNGEKGN
- the map gene encoding type I methionyl aminopeptidase is translated as MEKKEIEMVRIACKKAREIIEELKEYLVEGISTYEIELKSIEMMKKKNVESAFKGYRGYPANICISINHEVVHGIPKKGKILKNGDIVSIDVGVKYNGFYGDCADTFPVGKVDVKYIKLIEVTKKAFLKSLKYVYAGSKTGSIGSTIEEYVKRHGFSVIRDFTGHGIGKNLHESPEIPNFGEKGKGDILLENRIIAIEPMIAEGTGEIEILEDGWTAVTKDRGYAAHYENCVLIKKDGYEVLS